Proteins found in one Ischnura elegans chromosome 11, ioIscEleg1.1, whole genome shotgun sequence genomic segment:
- the LOC124168203 gene encoding uncharacterized protein LOC124168203, protein MRQTKRMRERRAQGLQSKKKLKTGAKRAGPDKDYRMVDDDAPEPLELLERMKGDFIEQLSRMTAEGRLKLQKSTTIQVDRSIWMTERRKRLSASNHGEVCHMRPYTSCKRLVHSILYGSVCTPDMMNGRNMEEIAKDHLRCMGYKVEPSGLYVDEEFPYLSASPDGLIGSDTVLEEKCPGVTAASYPTFEGAFNAKKLPYVQLKERKYILKETHNYFYQVQSQLRMTKRARCLFLCTRKVGAAN, encoded by the exons ATGAGGCAGACCAAGAGAATGAGGGAACGAAGAGCGCAAGGGCTGcaaagtaaaaagaaattgaaaacaggAGCAAAAAGAGCTGGGCCTGATAAAGATTACCGGATGGTGGATGATGATGCGCCAGAGCCATTAGAGTTATTGGAACGCATGAAGGGCGATTTCATTGAACAATTAAGCAGAATGACCGCAGAGGGTAGGTTAAAACTGCAGAAGTCTACAACGATTCAAGTAGACAGAAGTATTTGGATGACGGAGCGTCGGAAAAGATTGTCCGCTTCCAATCACGGAGAGGTTTGCCATATGCGACCATACACCTCCTGTAAAAGGCTTGTGCATTCCATTCTATACGGATCCGTATGCACTCCGGACATGATGAATGGAAGAAACATGGAGGAGATAGCGAAAGACCACTTGCGATGCATGGGGTACAAGGTGGAACCCAGCGGCTTATATGTTGATGAGGAGTTTCCATATCTTTCGGCTAGTCCAG aCGGTCTGATTGGAAGCGATACTGTGTTAGAAGAGAAGTGTCCTGGTGTCACCGCTGCCTCCTATCCAACATTTGAAGGAGCTTTTAAtgcaaaaaag CTTCCCTATGTGCAgctaaaagagaggaaatatatCCTCAAAGAgacgcacaattatttttatcaggtgCAAAGTCAGCTAAGGATGACTAAAAGGGCCAGATGCCTTTTTTTGTGTACACGAAAGGTTGGAGCCGCGAATTAG